One stretch of Salmo trutta chromosome 7, fSalTru1.1, whole genome shotgun sequence DNA includes these proteins:
- the frmd5a gene encoding FERM domain-containing protein 5 isoform X2, with amino-acid sequence MLSRIMSGSIRNLDREYDCTVRLLDDTEYTCTIQRDAKGQYLFDLICHHLNLLEKDYFGIRYVDPDKQRHWLEVTKCIAKQMKSQPPFTMCLRVKFYPPDPAALKEEITRYLVFLQIKRDLYHGRLLCKTTDAAMLAAFILQAEIGDYDPGKHPEGYSSKFQFFPKHSEKLERRISDIHKTELIGQTPETSELNFLQKAQMLETYGVDPHPCKDVSGNPAFLAFTPFGFVVLQGNKRVHFLKWNEVTKLKFEGKIFHIYANQKEIILTYFAPTPEACKHLWKCGVENQAFYKLEKSSQVRTVSSSNLFFKGSRFRYSGRVAKEVMEQSAKIKREPPEIHRAGLVPSRSCPSITHGPRLTSVPRTRRRAVHISIMEGLESLRDSAHSTPVRSVSHGDSFMPRSRSLATDASEGSAVISDEAYSPSDSVLPTPVAEHSLELAVARQVNGAPCSIKEEKESEAGTPSVGDAGDLSDSRATVEGAEGASPLSEVEQVNTFVLSVLRLLLVTIGLLFVLLFLLIVLTESDLDVAFLRDIRQTPEFEQFHYEYFCPLRRWFACKLRWAGSLLINK; translated from the exons CGGGATGCTAAAGGACAGTATCTGTTCGACCTCATCTGCCACCACCTGAATCTGCTGGAGAAGGACTACTTCGGCATCAGATATGTAGACCCAGACAAGCAGCgg CATTGGTTGGAGGTCACAAAGTGTATTGCCAAGCAGATGAAAT CCCAGCCTCCGTTCACCATGTGTCTCAGAGTCAAGTTTTACCCCCCTGACCCCGCTGCTCTCAAAGAGGAAATCACCAG ATATTTAGTCTTCCTGCAGATCAAGAGAGATCTGTATCATGGCCGCCTCCTGTGTAAGACGACGGATGCTGCCATGCTGGCTGCCTTCATCCTGCAAG CTGAGATTGGAGACTATGACCCTGGGAAGCATCCTGAAGGATACAGTTCTAAATTCCAGTTCTTCCCAAAACATTCAGAGAAGCTGGAGCGACGAATCTCAGACATACACAAGACAGAACTGAT TGGCCAGACACCTGAAACATCAGAGCTGAACTTTCTCCAGAAAGCCCAGATGCTGGAGACATATGGTGTGGATCCTCATCCATGCAAG gatgtgtctGGAAATCCAGCCTTTCTTGCCTTCACCCCATTTGGATTTGTTGTGCTTCAGGGAAACAAGAGGGTTCATTTTCTCAAGTG GAACGAGGTGACCAAACTGAAGTTCGAGGGAAAGATATTCCATATATATGCAAATCAGAAGGAG ATCATCTTGACGTACTTTGCACCAACACCTGAGGCCTGCAAGCACCTGTGGAAATGTGGAGTGGAGAACCAAGCCTTCTACAA GCTGGAGAAGTCGAGTCAGGTGCGGACAGTGTCGAGCAGCAACCTGTTCTTCAAGGGGAGTCGTTTCCGCTACAG TGGACGAGTGGCGAAAGAAGTGATGGAGCAGAGTGCCAAAATCAAACGAGAGCCTCCAGAAATACACAG GGCTGGCCTGGTTCCCAGTAGAAGCTGTCCGTCCATCACTCACGGGCCGCGCCTCACCAGTGTTCCACGCACACGCCGGAGAGCCGTCCACATTTCCATCATGGAGG GTCTGGAGTCGTTGCGTGACAGTGCCCACTCTACACCTGTGCGCTCTGTGTCCCATGGGGACTCCTTCATGCCACGTTCCCGCAGCCTGGCCACGGACGCCAGCGAGGGCTCGGCGGTGATCTCTGATGAGGCCTACAGCCCCTCTGACAGCGTGCTGCCCACCCCTGTGGCAGAGCACAGCCTGGAGTTGGCCGTGGCACGCCAGGTCAACGGAGCCCCCTGCAGCATCAAGGAGGAGAAGGAGTCGGAGGCAGGCACCCCCTCGGTGGGGGATGCAGGCGACTTGTCAGACAGTAGAGCGACGGTAGAGGGTGCAGAGGGAGCCTCGCCGCTCAGTGAAGTGGAACAGGTGAATACGTTTGTTTTAAGTGTCCTCCGTTTGCTTCTTGTGACCATTGGACTCCTCTTTGTCTTGCTCTTCCTCCTCATCGTCCTCACTGAATCTGACCTTGACGTTGCATTTTTACGTGATATCCGCCAGACCCCCGAATTTGAGCAGTTCCATTACGAATACTTTTGTCCCCTCAGGCGGTGGTTTGCCTGCAAGCTCCGCTGGGCGGGCAGTTTGCTCATTAACAaatga
- the frmd5a gene encoding FERM domain-containing protein 5 isoform X1 yields MLSRIMSGSIRNLDREYDCTVRLLDDTEYTCTIQRDAKGQYLFDLICHHLNLLEKDYFGIRYVDPDKQRHWLEVTKCIAKQMKSQPPFTMCLRVKFYPPDPAALKEEITRYLVFLQIKRDLYHGRLLCKTTDAAMLAAFILQAEIGDYDPGKHPEGYSSKFQFFPKHSEKLERRISDIHKTELIGQTPETSELNFLQKAQMLETYGVDPHPCKDVSGNPAFLAFTPFGFVVLQGNKRVHFLKWNEVTKLKFEGKIFHIYANQKEDKKIILTYFAPTPEACKHLWKCGVENQAFYKLEKSSQVRTVSSSNLFFKGSRFRYSGRVAKEVMEQSAKIKREPPEIHRAGLVPSRSCPSITHGPRLTSVPRTRRRAVHISIMEGLESLRDSAHSTPVRSVSHGDSFMPRSRSLATDASEGSAVISDEAYSPSDSVLPTPVAEHSLELAVARQVNGAPCSIKEEKESEAGTPSVGDAGDLSDSRATVEGAEGASPLSEVEQVNTFVLSVLRLLLVTIGLLFVLLFLLIVLTESDLDVAFLRDIRQTPEFEQFHYEYFCPLRRWFACKLRWAGSLLINK; encoded by the exons CGGGATGCTAAAGGACAGTATCTGTTCGACCTCATCTGCCACCACCTGAATCTGCTGGAGAAGGACTACTTCGGCATCAGATATGTAGACCCAGACAAGCAGCgg CATTGGTTGGAGGTCACAAAGTGTATTGCCAAGCAGATGAAAT CCCAGCCTCCGTTCACCATGTGTCTCAGAGTCAAGTTTTACCCCCCTGACCCCGCTGCTCTCAAAGAGGAAATCACCAG ATATTTAGTCTTCCTGCAGATCAAGAGAGATCTGTATCATGGCCGCCTCCTGTGTAAGACGACGGATGCTGCCATGCTGGCTGCCTTCATCCTGCAAG CTGAGATTGGAGACTATGACCCTGGGAAGCATCCTGAAGGATACAGTTCTAAATTCCAGTTCTTCCCAAAACATTCAGAGAAGCTGGAGCGACGAATCTCAGACATACACAAGACAGAACTGAT TGGCCAGACACCTGAAACATCAGAGCTGAACTTTCTCCAGAAAGCCCAGATGCTGGAGACATATGGTGTGGATCCTCATCCATGCAAG gatgtgtctGGAAATCCAGCCTTTCTTGCCTTCACCCCATTTGGATTTGTTGTGCTTCAGGGAAACAAGAGGGTTCATTTTCTCAAGTG GAACGAGGTGACCAAACTGAAGTTCGAGGGAAAGATATTCCATATATATGCAAATCAGAAGGAG GACAAAAAGATCATCTTGACGTACTTTGCACCAACACCTGAGGCCTGCAAGCACCTGTGGAAATGTGGAGTGGAGAACCAAGCCTTCTACAA GCTGGAGAAGTCGAGTCAGGTGCGGACAGTGTCGAGCAGCAACCTGTTCTTCAAGGGGAGTCGTTTCCGCTACAG TGGACGAGTGGCGAAAGAAGTGATGGAGCAGAGTGCCAAAATCAAACGAGAGCCTCCAGAAATACACAG GGCTGGCCTGGTTCCCAGTAGAAGCTGTCCGTCCATCACTCACGGGCCGCGCCTCACCAGTGTTCCACGCACACGCCGGAGAGCCGTCCACATTTCCATCATGGAGG GTCTGGAGTCGTTGCGTGACAGTGCCCACTCTACACCTGTGCGCTCTGTGTCCCATGGGGACTCCTTCATGCCACGTTCCCGCAGCCTGGCCACGGACGCCAGCGAGGGCTCGGCGGTGATCTCTGATGAGGCCTACAGCCCCTCTGACAGCGTGCTGCCCACCCCTGTGGCAGAGCACAGCCTGGAGTTGGCCGTGGCACGCCAGGTCAACGGAGCCCCCTGCAGCATCAAGGAGGAGAAGGAGTCGGAGGCAGGCACCCCCTCGGTGGGGGATGCAGGCGACTTGTCAGACAGTAGAGCGACGGTAGAGGGTGCAGAGGGAGCCTCGCCGCTCAGTGAAGTGGAACAGGTGAATACGTTTGTTTTAAGTGTCCTCCGTTTGCTTCTTGTGACCATTGGACTCCTCTTTGTCTTGCTCTTCCTCCTCATCGTCCTCACTGAATCTGACCTTGACGTTGCATTTTTACGTGATATCCGCCAGACCCCCGAATTTGAGCAGTTCCATTACGAATACTTTTGTCCCCTCAGGCGGTGGTTTGCCTGCAAGCTCCGCTGGGCGGGCAGTTTGCTCATTAACAaatga